The following coding sequences lie in one Bacteroidota bacterium genomic window:
- a CDS encoding DUF11 domain-containing protein, whose amino-acid sequence MENPVMKSARLWLAAAVLLAFSATTTFASGTPAGTVITSRVKVTYTDISGVTADSAFSNFVSVTVAQVAAVNVTPPNGAVTTSSDSVNADYALTVTNSGNGTDKFALSKISSKGWTVLFYKDLNGNGLLDAAELAAGAIAATDSVKEDSTFKIIARVVVPRNSALNNQIDTTTATATSQFSNSKSAGSILMTSVHTVNFSNIGNGLTVDNATPAPGQNVTYTFTFTNNGSVPATGVSLSDLLTGFTFVSATSSQGSFNSTANPVLWSIGTVNVGASVSVTITLNVPLSTTSGTVLNNIVSATYTAGTNTFIVSSNGRSITVGTAYGVSISPDSAANSKEPQDSVKYYFTVRNTGALKDVIELSAASSEPLAWTFIKDVNNNHLLDGADVPLTNTNGKAGVDVDSVASGDSVHVFALAILPMVQFDQTKDVTTITATSSANSSKFQSMVATTTTNIPVLTVAISVSPLPSQPQPPGGVLTYTISYANNGHADIDTSYTVAARIPDSTSYVPGSVKLGALSLPDSAAIQNGTVSIKTAGLKQSTNGTVQFKVKIK is encoded by the coding sequence GTGGAAAATCCTGTCATGAAGTCGGCACGGCTATGGCTTGCCGCGGCCGTTCTCCTTGCGTTCAGTGCCACGACTACTTTTGCATCGGGGACGCCGGCGGGGACCGTTATCACAAGCAGAGTGAAAGTGACCTACACCGACATATCCGGTGTCACCGCCGACAGCGCCTTTTCCAACTTCGTATCCGTAACGGTTGCGCAGGTCGCCGCCGTGAACGTCACGCCGCCGAACGGAGCAGTCACTACCTCCTCCGACAGCGTGAACGCCGATTATGCGCTGACAGTGACCAACTCAGGAAACGGAACGGATAAATTTGCTCTTTCGAAGATCTCGTCGAAAGGATGGACGGTTCTATTCTACAAAGACCTCAACGGCAACGGGCTTCTTGATGCCGCCGAGCTAGCAGCCGGCGCGATTGCGGCGACCGATTCTGTCAAGGAGGATTCGACATTTAAGATCATTGCAAGGGTCGTTGTTCCCAGGAATTCCGCGTTGAATAATCAGATCGACACAACGACGGCCACTGCCACGTCGCAATTCAGCAATTCGAAGAGCGCCGGCAGCATTCTGATGACAAGCGTTCACACGGTGAATTTCAGCAATATCGGAAACGGCTTGACTGTCGACAACGCAACCCCGGCTCCCGGACAGAATGTGACATACACTTTTACGTTTACAAACAACGGTTCGGTCCCGGCGACAGGTGTCAGCCTGTCCGACCTGCTTACCGGTTTTACCTTTGTCTCAGCAACAAGCTCGCAAGGGAGTTTTAATTCGACCGCTAATCCCGTTCTTTGGAGCATCGGTACCGTAAACGTCGGCGCTTCCGTGTCAGTAACGATCACGTTAAACGTCCCCCTCAGCACGACCAGCGGGACAGTACTGAATAATATCGTCAGCGCCACCTATACCGCCGGTACAAATACCTTCATCGTCTCGAGCAACGGCCGTTCAATTACGGTCGGCACGGCTTACGGCGTGTCTATCTCTCCGGACAGCGCAGCCAACTCGAAGGAACCGCAAGACTCAGTGAAATATTATTTCACCGTCAGGAACACGGGCGCACTAAAAGATGTCATCGAATTGTCGGCAGCATCGTCAGAGCCCCTCGCATGGACCTTCATCAAGGATGTCAACAACAATCACCTCCTCGACGGAGCTGACGTGCCCTTGACCAATACCAACGGGAAAGCCGGAGTTGACGTAGATTCTGTTGCCTCGGGAGACAGCGTTCACGTTTTTGCCCTTGCGATCCTTCCGATGGTTCAGTTCGATCAAACAAAAGACGTTACGACGATCACGGCGACGTCGTCCGCGAATTCATCAAAATTCCAGTCCATGGTAGCGACAACCACGACGAACATTCCGGTGTTGACGGTCGCCATTTCCGTCTCGCCGCTCCCCAGCCAGCCGCAGCCGCCGGGAGGCGTGCTGACGTACACGATCTCGTATGCAAACAACGGACACGCCGATATTGACACTTCATACACTGTTGCGGCACGAATTCCGGACAGTACATCGTACGTTCCGGGAAGCGTGAAGTTGGGGGCGCTTTCGCTCCCCGATTCAGCGGCGATCCAGAATGGTACGGTGTCGATAAAAACGGCAGGCTTAAAACAATCGACAAACGGCACGGTACAATTCAAGGTGAAAATTAAATAA
- the deoC gene encoding deoxyribose-phosphate aldolase, with product MEQKLTLTSLAKLIDHSLLHPTMTDAEIASGCKTAAKYHVATVCIKPYAIEQCRKLLEGSGVGICSVVTFPHGNSTTAMKVAETKEALALGATEIDMVVNIGKVLGGDWSYVSEEIKEVNDTVVQGKALLKVIFENDYLKDEHIIRLCEICSVHDVAFIKTSTGYGFVKQPNGMYAYKGAVDRHLKLMRETSAAGVQVKAAGGVRTLDDVLRVRSLGVTRIGATATAEIMEEARKRGIP from the coding sequence ATGGAACAGAAATTAACTCTTACCTCTCTCGCAAAGCTGATCGATCATTCGCTCCTTCACCCGACGATGACGGATGCGGAGATCGCATCGGGCTGCAAGACGGCGGCGAAATACCATGTTGCAACAGTGTGCATCAAGCCATACGCGATCGAACAATGCAGAAAGCTGCTCGAGGGAAGCGGCGTGGGCATCTGCTCTGTCGTGACATTTCCCCACGGAAACAGCACAACTGCGATGAAGGTCGCTGAAACGAAGGAAGCGCTAGCTCTCGGGGCGACGGAAATCGATATGGTTGTCAACATCGGGAAAGTGCTGGGAGGCGATTGGAGTTATGTTTCTGAGGAGATCAAAGAAGTTAACGATACGGTGGTACAAGGGAAGGCTCTTCTCAAAGTGATTTTCGAGAATGATTATCTGAAGGATGAGCATATCATTAGACTCTGCGAGATATGCTCGGTGCATGATGTTGCATTCATAAAAACATCGACGGGATACGGGTTTGTGAAACAGCCGAATGGAATGTATGCATACAAAGGAGCCGTCGACCGTCATCTGAAGCTCATGAGAGAAACAAGTGCCGCCGGCGTTCAGGTAAAAGCAGCCGGGGGAGTTCGGACTCTTGACGATGTCCTTCGGGTCCGCTCGCTCGGCGTTACCCGTATCGGAGCCACTGCCACAGCGGAAATAATGGAAGAAGCCAGGAAGCGGGGAATACCATAA
- a CDS encoding HDOD domain-containing protein codes for MHLFLDYSPYSSYIYSVNVQSYIGNPFMRDIRTEIDEINEIVPFPAVITEILTALSKDDVSTGKITRLIEADPALTANILRAANAPYYGIRGYVKNVTSAIALVGLDETSRLLLAYHMKQRLIFLNMQQWGNLESLWKHSISTAALARVIASRFKFKTGEKEFTAGLLHDMGKLVLIQYFPDSLSVTRSMIKELGMRDVEAERQTLAISHTEIGGHLGTKWAIPPEFVEVMQSHHEAAEATVDPVLTAVVRFADLLCEQWGHGINEQPEGFSIEDDACWNILKAAEPSFGQRAPGEVGQELIGDFEKSKGLIQLLA; via the coding sequence GTGCATTTGTTTCTTGATTATTCTCCCTATTCCTCATACATTTACTCGGTCAATGTTCAATCCTACATCGGAAATCCGTTTATGCGGGACATCCGTACAGAAATAGATGAAATCAACGAGATCGTTCCCTTTCCGGCGGTCATCACGGAAATTCTGACGGCGCTCAGCAAGGATGATGTGTCCACGGGAAAGATCACACGCCTCATCGAAGCCGACCCCGCGCTCACCGCCAACATCTTACGTGCAGCCAATGCGCCGTACTATGGAATTCGCGGATATGTGAAGAACGTTACGAGCGCTATCGCCCTGGTCGGGCTGGACGAGACAAGCCGCCTGCTTTTAGCGTATCATATGAAACAGCGGTTGATCTTTCTGAACATGCAGCAGTGGGGAAATCTCGAATCTCTCTGGAAGCACTCGATCTCAACAGCGGCATTGGCCAGGGTCATCGCTTCACGCTTCAAGTTCAAAACCGGGGAAAAGGAATTCACGGCAGGCCTTCTTCACGACATGGGGAAGCTCGTGCTGATCCAATATTTTCCGGATTCGCTCAGCGTGACCCGCTCGATGATCAAGGAGCTGGGAATGCGCGACGTTGAAGCTGAGAGGCAAACGCTCGCCATCTCGCACACGGAGATCGGGGGGCATTTAGGGACAAAATGGGCGATTCCCCCAGAATTTGTCGAGGTGATGCAATCCCACCACGAAGCCGCGGAAGCAACAGTCGACCCTGTACTGACCGCGGTTGTCCGATTTGCTGACCTTTTGTGCGAGCAGTGGGGACACGGAATCAATGAACAACCGGAGGGATTTTCAATCGAGGATGATGCATGTTGGAATATCCTGAAGGCCGCAGAGCCCTCCTTTGGTCAGAGGGCTCCGGGCGAGGTCGGTCAAGAATTAATTGGGGATTTTGAAAAAAGCAAGGGGCTGATCCAGCTTCTCGCCTAA
- a CDS encoding RNA polymerase sigma factor has translation MENDLKKKPDEELLQRSRKGDAGAFKELVRRYEAKVAATVIGMVGRNDEADDIGQETFIRFYNALNSFRGDSSIGTYITRIAMNLSLNALRRRERRRFLFKSIDTENELQEPAAENGAGRFEQSEILRSAMQRLSPKYRAVVTLRLAQGYSTEETARMLRIPVGTVLSRLQRAQKKLQTLLRAYKEDF, from the coding sequence TTGGAAAATGACCTGAAAAAGAAGCCTGACGAAGAGCTGCTGCAACGCTCGCGCAAAGGCGATGCCGGCGCGTTCAAGGAACTGGTGAGGCGTTACGAGGCGAAAGTCGCGGCAACAGTGATAGGCATGGTCGGGCGGAATGACGAGGCGGATGATATCGGGCAGGAGACGTTTATCCGGTTCTACAATGCCCTCAACAGCTTTCGAGGCGATTCTTCGATAGGCACCTACATCACCCGCATTGCAATGAACTTGTCGTTGAACGCGCTGCGGCGGCGCGAACGGCGAAGGTTTCTGTTTAAGAGCATTGATACTGAAAACGAATTACAGGAGCCGGCCGCTGAGAACGGGGCCGGCCGTTTTGAACAAAGTGAAATTCTCCGCTCGGCGATGCAGCGGCTTTCTCCGAAGTATCGCGCTGTCGTCACGCTGCGGCTGGCGCAGGGATATTCGACTGAGGAAACGGCCCGCATGCTGCGGATTCCCGTCGGCACGGTGCTCTCACGTTTACAGCGGGCGCAGAAGAAGTTACAAACCCTTTTACGGGCATATAAGGAGGATTTTTGA